A single window of Gossypium hirsutum isolate 1008001.06 chromosome A10, Gossypium_hirsutum_v2.1, whole genome shotgun sequence DNA harbors:
- the LOC107897801 gene encoding protein SOSEKI 2 isoform X4 translates to MATTNSRGKTELPMNKRYQETSPDRTLVWFERKKPNNDQKVPVVYYLSHNGHLEHPHFLEVPLSSPQGLFLKDVINKLNTLRGDGMANRFSWSSKRSYKNGFVWQDLSENDYIYPFSSTSSISKNSSETYSSSEDSNVAGKTRRKYHSWSEFKELDDEQKIYKAKTSRDFSSKGNSVSTQTEHEMGSNQVQEDSRPSSNSNSEILKSMNIAADIRDQSVENDRPSGRIKAAAVLMQLIACGSKRVKDLESMEIRG, encoded by the exons ATGGCAACAACCAATTCAAGAGGCAAAACAGAGTTACCAATGAACAAGAGATATCAAGAAACCAGTCCTGACAGAACCCTTGTTTGGTTCGAAAGAAAAAAACCAAACAATGATCAGAAAGTTCCTGTTGTTTACTACTTGTCCCACAATGGCCATCTTGAACATCCTCATTTCTTAGAAGTACCTCTTTCTTCTCCTCAAGGACTGTTTCTCAAAG ATGTTATAAATAAACTAAACACCCTCCGAGGTGATGGCATGGCTAACAGGTTCTCCTGGTCTTCAAAAAG GAGCTACAAGAATGGATTTGTGTGGCAAGATTTATCAGAGAACGACTACATATACCCTT TTTCTTCAACTTCATCAATATCAAAAAATTCTTCAGAGACATACAGTTCAAGTGAAGATTCCAATGTTGCTGGAAAAACTAGAAGGAAATATCATTCATGGAGCGAATTCAAGGAGCTTGATGATGAACAAAAAATCTATAAGGCTAAAACCAGTAGGGATTTTAGCAGCAAAGGCAACAGTGTATCAACACAGACAGAACATGAAATGGGAAGCAATCAAGTGCAGGAGGATTCTAGGCCGTCTTCGAATTCGAATTCGGAAATTCTGAAAAGTATGAACATAGCAGCAGATATTAGAGATCAAAGCGTTGAAAATGATCGTCCTAGTGGGAGGATCAAAGCAGCTGCGGTTTTAATGCAATTGATTGCTTGTGGATCAAAGAGAGTCAAGGATTTGGAATCAATGGAAATTAGGGGTTGA
- the LOC107897801 gene encoding protein SOSEKI 2 isoform X2, which yields MATTNSRGKTELPMNKRYQETSPDRTLVWFERKKPNNDQKVPVVYYLSHNGHLEHPHFLEVPLSSPQGLFLKDVINKLNTLRGDGMANRFSWSSKRSYKNGFVWQDLSENDYIYPCNGREYILKGSLLLESSLSFRSYETVSSTSSISKNSSETYSSSEDSNVAGKTRRKYHSWSEFKELDDEQKIYKAKTSRDFSSKGNSVSTQTEHEMGSNQVQEDSRPSSNSNSEILKSMNIAADIRDQSVENDRPSGRIKAAAVLMQLIACGSKRVKDLESMEIRG from the exons ATGGCAACAACCAATTCAAGAGGCAAAACAGAGTTACCAATGAACAAGAGATATCAAGAAACCAGTCCTGACAGAACCCTTGTTTGGTTCGAAAGAAAAAAACCAAACAATGATCAGAAAGTTCCTGTTGTTTACTACTTGTCCCACAATGGCCATCTTGAACATCCTCATTTCTTAGAAGTACCTCTTTCTTCTCCTCAAGGACTGTTTCTCAAAG ATGTTATAAATAAACTAAACACCCTCCGAGGTGATGGCATGGCTAACAGGTTCTCCTGGTCTTCAAAAAG GAGCTACAAGAATGGATTTGTGTGGCAAGATTTATCAGAGAACGACTACATATACCCTTGTAATGGACGTGAATACATTCTCAAAGGCTCACTATTGTTAGAATCTTCTCTAAGCTTTCGTTCTTATGAAACAGTTTCTTCAACTTCATCAATATCAAAAAATTCTTCAGAGACATACAGTTCAAGTGAAGATTCCAATGTTGCTGGAAAAACTAGAAGGAAATATCATTCATGGAGCGAATTCAAGGAGCTTGATGATGAACAAAAAATCTATAAGGCTAAAACCAGTAGGGATTTTAGCAGCAAAGGCAACAGTGTATCAACACAGACAGAACATGAAATGGGAAGCAATCAAGTGCAGGAGGATTCTAGGCCGTCTTCGAATTCGAATTCGGAAATTCTGAAAAGTATGAACATAGCAGCAGATATTAGAGATCAAAGCGTTGAAAATGATCGTCCTAGTGGGAGGATCAAAGCAGCTGCGGTTTTAATGCAATTGATTGCTTGTGGATCAAAGAGAGTCAAGGATTTGGAATCAATGGAAATTAGGGGTTGA
- the LOC107897801 gene encoding protein SOSEKI 2 isoform X1 encodes MATTNSRGKTELPMNKRYQETSPDRTLVWFERKKPNNDQKVPVVYYLSHNGHLEHPHFLEVPLSSPQGLFLKDVINKLNTLRGDGMANRFSWSSKRFHYRSYKNGFVWQDLSENDYIYPCNGREYILKGSLLLESSLSFRSYETVSSTSSISKNSSETYSSSEDSNVAGKTRRKYHSWSEFKELDDEQKIYKAKTSRDFSSKGNSVSTQTEHEMGSNQVQEDSRPSSNSNSEILKSMNIAADIRDQSVENDRPSGRIKAAAVLMQLIACGSKRVKDLESMEIRG; translated from the exons ATGGCAACAACCAATTCAAGAGGCAAAACAGAGTTACCAATGAACAAGAGATATCAAGAAACCAGTCCTGACAGAACCCTTGTTTGGTTCGAAAGAAAAAAACCAAACAATGATCAGAAAGTTCCTGTTGTTTACTACTTGTCCCACAATGGCCATCTTGAACATCCTCATTTCTTAGAAGTACCTCTTTCTTCTCCTCAAGGACTGTTTCTCAAAG ATGTTATAAATAAACTAAACACCCTCCGAGGTGATGGCATGGCTAACAGGTTCTCCTGGTCTTCAAAAAG ATTTCATTACAGGAGCTACAAGAATGGATTTGTGTGGCAAGATTTATCAGAGAACGACTACATATACCCTTGTAATGGACGTGAATACATTCTCAAAGGCTCACTATTGTTAGAATCTTCTCTAAGCTTTCGTTCTTATGAAACAGTTTCTTCAACTTCATCAATATCAAAAAATTCTTCAGAGACATACAGTTCAAGTGAAGATTCCAATGTTGCTGGAAAAACTAGAAGGAAATATCATTCATGGAGCGAATTCAAGGAGCTTGATGATGAACAAAAAATCTATAAGGCTAAAACCAGTAGGGATTTTAGCAGCAAAGGCAACAGTGTATCAACACAGACAGAACATGAAATGGGAAGCAATCAAGTGCAGGAGGATTCTAGGCCGTCTTCGAATTCGAATTCGGAAATTCTGAAAAGTATGAACATAGCAGCAGATATTAGAGATCAAAGCGTTGAAAATGATCGTCCTAGTGGGAGGATCAAAGCAGCTGCGGTTTTAATGCAATTGATTGCTTGTGGATCAAAGAGAGTCAAGGATTTGGAATCAATGGAAATTAGGGGTTGA
- the LOC107897801 gene encoding protein SOSEKI 2 isoform X3, with the protein MATTNSRGKTELPMNKRYQETSPDRTLVWFERKKPNNDQKVPVVYYLSHNGHLEHPHFLEVPLSSPQGLFLKDVINKLNTLRGDGMANRFSWSSKRFHYRSYKNGFVWQDLSENDYIYPFSSTSSISKNSSETYSSSEDSNVAGKTRRKYHSWSEFKELDDEQKIYKAKTSRDFSSKGNSVSTQTEHEMGSNQVQEDSRPSSNSNSEILKSMNIAADIRDQSVENDRPSGRIKAAAVLMQLIACGSKRVKDLESMEIRG; encoded by the exons ATGGCAACAACCAATTCAAGAGGCAAAACAGAGTTACCAATGAACAAGAGATATCAAGAAACCAGTCCTGACAGAACCCTTGTTTGGTTCGAAAGAAAAAAACCAAACAATGATCAGAAAGTTCCTGTTGTTTACTACTTGTCCCACAATGGCCATCTTGAACATCCTCATTTCTTAGAAGTACCTCTTTCTTCTCCTCAAGGACTGTTTCTCAAAG ATGTTATAAATAAACTAAACACCCTCCGAGGTGATGGCATGGCTAACAGGTTCTCCTGGTCTTCAAAAAG ATTTCATTACAGGAGCTACAAGAATGGATTTGTGTGGCAAGATTTATCAGAGAACGACTACATATACCCTT TTTCTTCAACTTCATCAATATCAAAAAATTCTTCAGAGACATACAGTTCAAGTGAAGATTCCAATGTTGCTGGAAAAACTAGAAGGAAATATCATTCATGGAGCGAATTCAAGGAGCTTGATGATGAACAAAAAATCTATAAGGCTAAAACCAGTAGGGATTTTAGCAGCAAAGGCAACAGTGTATCAACACAGACAGAACATGAAATGGGAAGCAATCAAGTGCAGGAGGATTCTAGGCCGTCTTCGAATTCGAATTCGGAAATTCTGAAAAGTATGAACATAGCAGCAGATATTAGAGATCAAAGCGTTGAAAATGATCGTCCTAGTGGGAGGATCAAAGCAGCTGCGGTTTTAATGCAATTGATTGCTTGTGGATCAAAGAGAGTCAAGGATTTGGAATCAATGGAAATTAGGGGTTGA
- the LOC107897800 gene encoding protein gar2: MVLSNKKLKQKLRAELLAKRVAESETDKKKPDSNLEPQSLKLLLDSVTQKPRLSKREKRRKNIPFLIGSNQEAEGKGKEGGEDEVQGNSEEVENKRKKKRKREEKVKEAKTTSDNKERNNNSKKKKAKNKKKKKPKIVSEEQGVLQVENATESQVREDVATKVYVGGIPYRYTEDDIRYYLESCGTITDVDCMKFPDTGKFRGIAIISFETEAAAKEALALDRAEMGGMQLTIQPYKSTRANKVTGFAPKMVEGYNRIYVGNLSWDITEDDLKRFFSDCNISSIRFGTNKETGEFRGYAHVDFSDSVSVAMALKLDQEIVCGRPVKISCAVPKNGVKTQSTSDPTSNEVRKKDEGALSVEAPVSVEAPTVNEVDDGGSSVTSGKLRRRTCYECGQKGHISSACPKGSVSVEAPVSVEAPTVNEVGNSGSMVNEAPTVNEVDNGGSSVTSGKLRRRTCYECGQKGHISSACPKGYASVKATVSVEAPTVNEVGNGGSTVNEAPTVNEVANDGLTVSSGKLRRRTCYECGQKGHISSACPNKKSAETTNTNTN; this comes from the exons ATGGTGTTGTCGAACAAGAAGCTGAAGCAAAAGCTAAGAGCAGAACTATTGGCAAAAAGGGTAGCCGAATCCGAAACGGATAAGAAAAAACCAGATTCAAATTTGGAGCCTCAGTCCCTGAAATTGCTCCTAGACTCGGTAACTCAGAAACCCAGATTGTCAAAgcgagaaaaaagaagaaaaaacattCCTTTTTTAATAGGGTCGAACCAGGAAGCTGAAGGAAAGGGAAAAGAGGGTGGAGAAGATGAAGTACAAGGAAACAGTGAGGAGGTTGAAAATAAGAGgaaaaagaagaggaagagaGAGGAGAAGGTGAAAGAGGCTAAAACGACGTCGGATAataaggaaagaaataataatagtaagaaGAAGAAGGCaaagaataagaagaaaaagaagccgAAGATTGTGAGTGAAGAGCAAGGGGTTTTGCAGGTTGAAAATGCGACTGAAAG CCAGGTGAGGGAGGATGTGGCCACAAAAGTATATGTTGGAGGCATTCCATATCGCTATACCGAGGATGATATTCGGTATTATTTAGAAAGTTGTGGCACCATAACTGATGTTGATTGTATGAAGTTCCCTGACACCGGGAAGTTTAGAGGAATTGCAATTATTAGTTTCGAG ACAGAAGCAGCAGCAAAAGAAGCCTTGGCTCTTGATAGAGCTGAAAT GGGAGGAATGCAGCTAACAATTCAGCCTTACAAATCCACTCGAGCCAATAAAGTGACTGGTTTTGCCCCGAAGATGGTGGAGGGATACAACAGAATATATGTTGGAAATTTATCTTGGGATATAACTGAGGATGATTTGAAGAGGTTTTTCTCAGATTGCAACATATCATCTATACGCTTTGGCACGAACAAGGAAACAGGGGAATTCCGAGGCTATGCTCATGTGGATTTCTCTGATAGTGTCTCAGTAGCCATGGCATTGAAATTGGACCAAGAAATTGTGTGTGGTAGACCTGTCAAGATAAGTTGTGCAGTTCCTAAGAATGGAGTGAAAACTCAATCAACGTCTGATCCTACAAGTAATGAAGTCCGTAAAAAGGATGAAGGAGCTTTAAGTGTCGAAGCACCTGTGAGTGTTGAGGCACCTACGGTTAATGAAGTTGATGATGGTGGCTCAAGCGTTACCAGTGGTAAGTTGAGGAGAAGGACGTGCTATGAGTGTGGACAAAAGGGCCATATTTCTTCTGCTTGCCCAAAAGGATCTGTGAGTGTCGAAGCACCTGTGAGTGTTGAAGCACCTACAGTTAATGAAGTTGGTAACAGTGGTTCGATGGTTAATGAAGCACCTACGGTTAATGAAGTTGATAACGGTGGCTCAAGTGTTACTAGTGGTAAGTTAAGGAGAAGGACATGCTACGAGTGCGGACAAAAGGGCCATATTTCTTCTGCTTGTCCAAAAGGATATGCGAGTGTCAAAGCAACTGTGAGTGTCGAAGCACCTACAGTTAATGAAGTTGGCAACGGTGGTTCAACGGTTAATGAAGCACCTACGGTTAACGAAGTTGCTAACGATGGCTTGACCGTTAGCAGCGGGAAATTGAGGAGAAGGACATGCTACGAGTGCGGACAAAAGGGTCATATCTCTTCTGCTTGCCCAAATAAGAAATCTGCAGAAACAACAAATACAAACACAAATTGA